TTGTCGAAACTAGATGAAACTTCTTTACCtccaattgaaaatttttataataaattaaatgatGAGAATATAAGTGATGAGAAGTACGCTCAtgcgcaatctgtttggcatcaaTTTAACATTCAAAATATAGGGGAATATTccgatttgtatttaaaaacagaTATTCTGCTTCTTGCGGACGTTTTCGAACAATTACGCAAAAAATGTTTTTCCACCTATGGCCTGGATCCTGCGTGGTACTATACAATGCCCGGATATACGTGGGACTGTATGCTCAAGTATACAGGATGTAGGTTAGAACTACTAAAGGATCCAGACATGGTGCTGTTTTACGAGAACGCCATAAGAGGTGGAATATCCGTATGTAGCAACCGATTTTCTGAAGCTAACAATAAATATATGTCTGATTACGATCCTAAAAAACCGTCCAAATACCTTATGTACCTGGATGTTAACAATTTGTATGGTTTTGCAATGGAGCAGCTCTTACCCTACGGAGGATTTAAATGGTTGGATGATGTAACATCGTTTGATGTGACATCAATAGCCGATAACTCTGACGTAGGGTATATCTTACAAGTTGATCTATCATACCCACAAGAATTGCATGATAAACATAAAGATTTTCCGTTTGCAGCCGAACGCAGCGTACCACCCAGAGGCGGGGTAAAATTACCGAAATTAATGACAACACTTCACGATAAAAAAGAATATACTGTTCActataaaaatttaaaacaaatgctAGCTAATGGACTAAAGTTAACGAAAATTCATAACATTTTACAATTTAAACAGGCAGCCTGGTTGAAGCCCTACATCGAGCTAAATACTCGAAATAGGGCTGCAGCTCAGACAGATTTCgaaaaaaatttgtataaattaaTGAACAACGCTGTGTTCGGAAAAACTATGGAGAACTTAAAAAAACACCGTATTTGTAAAATCGCGAAATCTTGGGGTGGTCGCTATGGCGCCGCAAATTTAATTTCGAGTTTTAGATTCCATAGTTGTACAATTTTAGACGAAAATCTAGTGGTTATCGAATTAAAAAAGCTTGAAATAACGTTTAATAAACCTCTATATGTAGGGCAGGCGATTCTAGACCTCTCTAAGACAGTCATGTATGATTTTCATTACACCTATATGTTACCAAAAATGGGAGCAGATAGGTGTAAGCTTATGTACATGGACACCGATAGTTTTGTCTACGAGTTGCAGTGCGAGGATGTATATGAGGAGGTAATTAAAGCTGACTCTAGTAAATTTGATACTTCagattattctaaaaataacatATATAAAATACCgcaaaaaaacaaaaaggtgCCGGGTCTAATGAAAGATGAAAACAACGGTAAAATTATGACACATTTTGTGGGGCTTCGAAGTAAAATGTATAGTTACAAGGTGCAGGGTGGGAAGATCGTTAAAAAATCTAAAGGAGTTAAATATAatgttgttaaaaataaaataaaatttgaggaTTATGTTGAATGTTTGAAAAGTTTTAAAGAAAAAACAGCTACACAACGCTGTATTAGATCGTATGCACATAACGTCTATTCTGTCGAACAAAGTAAAATTGGTTTAAGTCCGCATGATGATAAACGCTATTTAATTCCAAACAGTTTTGATACACTCCCGTGGGGTCACTACAGAATTTTAGAATAGGGTTGTTTTGTTATAGATGAACCCTCCAACGTTAACAACATTAGCTGTTAGAAAAATTTGCAATACAATTATATCGGCAGCAGATTTCATGGAGCAATCCCCCCTACCATGGAAGTTAACCAAGATGATTGTCAAAAAATTTCCTTCATTTAAATGGCGTGCTATGTTAAAACGAGCCGAAAAGGATCTTGAACCTTCATATAAAGGAATTCAATTTATTACATGTTCCAAAGAAATAGACCAACATTTAATTAACACTATATTAGGGAGATCAGATTGGGATTATGTTTTCGAAGACTATTCTAGTTATTGTCTATGGTCAAGTGGATATTGGCTACAACAATATCGTCTTAACGTCTGCAAAGTATGTTTttctaaatttaaatatacaCACATAACtttaaacaaatatatatttgtTAGCTATGATCATTCTCACGAGATGTACGATGCTCATGATATAATTGAGGATGTATACCAAGAAAAAAAGTATTGGTGTCATAGCTGCTTTAAAAgagtattatttgaattaaaagACGATGCGTCGTGTACTCGTCACTTGCATGAAATGCCAACATATACCCGATTTGATGATTCCGATATAGATAGTGGTATTGACTCTTTTgaaaataattaacttttatttcgacaaacaaattaaaaaatatttaaaaattgttcatcCTTATCCTAGTTTATATCtgtatatattaaatataaattctGTAATAGTTCTGTAaatgtatattaaaaatatatgtaaataaaaagactttattataaaatattctttattttcatttacatttttccaataaaaattttcatttaGACATTAATCATTCAAAGAATATATTTACTTTGGATAATAAGGATATCAGTTGTTTTATTAATCCATTATCAGGACAAGGGAAACCTAACATATTCCAGTTAAAAGTACCTTTTTCAACAACACTTCTTGTAAATTCATTAAACTTGTAATAAATGTTTTGCTTTAAGAAATATATATGTCCATCAATGTAATTAAATGCTGATGTAATATCATTTGGTATTCCTGGAAAAACATCACTTATGCGTCCTCTAGAGATAATGTCTTTATCATTAAATTCAATAAATGAGCCatcaaaacaaacaaatttttttccTGAATTTGTTTGAAATAAACCGTTAATACTTCTTGCGTTATTTACTTCAGGTACCATGTTATCTGTATGAATTCTTAAGCTAGGAAATGCTGCAGCATATATACGATTTCTGCTTACACCAATCAAATCTCCATTGGTGCTTTGAAAAACATGTGTCACGTTCGTAATTCCCCTTGGAAAATATCTTATAAATTGTTCAGCATTGGTAGGGATCTTTTCATTATTTAAGTCGTATTTCCATACCAGATCCTTACTTACTATATACATTCGGTATGTTGGAAATGATGGAGCGTATGCTAAAAATATTAAATCTGGATATTCCAATTCACATACATTCGTTATTATATTTTGCTTTGATTTATTAGTCCTAGCTGCTGTGGTTGTCGTACTCCTAGATCTTTCTGTTGTGGTTGTCTTTAAAGTTGGTACACTACTCCTAGTAACACCAGGTCGAGTTGGAATAGATGCGGATTTACTTTTAGGTCCATATAACTTTTCTAAGCCCCTTTTATCATCATCAGTTATGTGGGAAGGAAAGGTTTCATAAAAGGGATACATTACGGCCTTCTTATCGCTACTGTGTGCTAAACCTAAAGCGTGACCAACTTCATGGAGAAGGACTGCAAAGAAATTTGTTCGACCTTCTACTGTAGAATTCAAACTGAAATCCCACGTTAGATTGCTATTCATATGAATTTCTATGCACCCAGATGTAGGTGGAAAATAAGAATGTGCTAATACACCATTTGTAAATTTAAAAGGACATTCGTCGTTACCCTGACAATTGTATCGAAAATAGTGCTGTTTTGGAACTACTGTTATAGTTATATCCGGTTTTGGATTTGGGATTCTCAGATAAGTAAACTTAAATTTTGATGCTTCTTCCCATATTTCAAATACTCTTTTAGTGACTGTCAAGGCTTCAGGGATTGCTTGaggaaaataccattttatatcaaattttttcCATGCTGATTTTACAGCGTAAGCATTGTCTCCTTGGGTACATCGTGGTTTCTGCATTAACTCCATCGTTTCTTTATTTAATTGCCCATCCACCGGTAAATTATATCTTTCTTGAAACTGTTCTAGTGTGTCAGTAATATCAGTGTTGGCAGTTTCACTTGTGGTGATGTAACCATATTGTTCTAGCCATGACACTGCATTTGTCTCAGTAAAATTTCCACATAGGCAAAAACTTATGCTAGTTGCGATGAGCAGAACAACTTTATTGATATGCATCTCGAATGATACTGAGTCAAATAAGAAAACATCACTGTAATATAAGTAAACCCCACCAGCCTTGGTCTTATATGATTGCGGTGTGTGCAGCAAAaatactcctcttttaatttctttagtttcataaaataaaaaaacagataTATATATTTTTACAAGCTTTATTAAATTCTTTCAAGATCATTAGCGATCCTATGTTTACAGAAAAATATAAGTTGCCCTAACGCTACATGTTGTAAAGTATATCCTTCCTGTGTAAATGCATACAATTTTTGAATGGCGCCTGAAAACGTATAATTTTCATTATTAAAACTATCGCGAACAATATTAAGCgtgttataataaaaattttgaaattcaaCAGTCTCTAGCATTGTCAGATATGGTGTTAAAAGTTCACTATTTGCTTCCAAAAGGGTGTTCACTTGCAGTTCTGAGAGACAAAAGTTAATGTCGTGCTTGGTTATTTCAAGGAATTTCATGTTGTCGTAGATTATTTGTCGAATTCTGCAATAGTCACCGCACTGAATTTCAACAGGATCAGGAAAGTTCACGTTCTCATAGAAAAAACTATTCTCGTTGAGTTGGGTAATTAATTGTTCCCATTCATAGGTACTGAAAGATATTTTCTGCCATGGTGATTTCCACATAATTACAGCAGGAGTGTATGTTCTAGCTGGACTTAGACCACATCCAAGTTGGTATGATCCATTTACAAATTGAGTGTACAGCAGGTAATGGGTCTCGTTCTTGGCTGCTTCTTCGTACTTTTCTAGAAGATCTTCAAGATCTTGATCGTAGTCTTCACATACGGTTGATGTTTCGGATGATTGCGAAAGGGTGACATCATACTCGCTGCCGCTTGAGTATCCAGTATCTTGAGAATACATTTTTACTAGCGCACTGACTGCAACAAACTGAGATCGAAAAACGTGTTTCTCCTCACTGTTGCATACTTTTGTTCCCCCACCTTTTAGATGACAGCCTCATTATCAATCCAACTATTATGTTTTGCATCAAGGCCAAGCCATTTGAcgtacatttttttatctttacgACGTAAAACTTTTTCAACCAAGTAAATATCAGGATTGGCTGTTTTCTGTAACTCTTCATCGTAAAAGGCTCCTTTAATCGGTGCACCTTGCATGTCTTCGAGCATGTACGTTGCAGGATTGGTAATATTGATTTTGGTAACTTTGAATAATTCTGTCGTCCAACTTGGAACGTATCCTTTGTCaaataacattttggttttgcTGATGCGTACAATGTCACCAACTTTAAATTTTCGGGGGCCTGCGATTTTTAAATGCGTAAACTTGTTTTTTAAAATCTCCTTTTCATTGGTTTTGTTCACTTGTGATGGTTTGTACCCCGTTTTTGAATGCTTTGTATTGTTGTATTCAGCCGTAACTGTGGGCAATATGTCAATCCACTTGTAAGTACCGTGTAAGCTGAAATACTTGTAAAGTTTGGATTTCAACGTTCTAATGACGCGTTCAGCCATGGCTGCTTTCATGGTAGTGAAAACAGAGTAGtgatttattttatgttttttcattaaattttgaaacttgTTATTGTAAAATTCAGTTCCCTGATCCGACTGCAGATTTTTCGGTGTTCGTTTACTGTGTGCGAGGATATTCGAAAATGCTCGAGTCAGCTCCTCACCCGTCTTTGTCTTTAATGGACGAGTCCACAGATATTTCGAAAAACAATCAATAAcaactaaaattaatttaaaatttctaTTGTTATGAGAATGAGGTCGCATTTCAGCCAAGTCCATCTGCCATAAATCGTCTAAGCCTTTGACTATTGTACGTCGTCTTGGATAATTTTTTCGAGCAGGTTTGTGTAGCTCGTTAACTAGTTGGACCTTTTCCATGGACGACGCCATTTCTACTTTCTAAAGCTTTAACTCTTTGGAGTAAAGGGTGTAAATATGTGTTAAATATAGCAAGTGTATCTTGGATTTCTTTTACTGCTGAAGATAAACGTTCATCCAACTCATACACAGTCTTTGACAGCTCTGATACTCTACTATCTAGTAAAGATCTCATATCTGATTCATATCGAATGCTTTTCTGCCATTGCTCAAGATCATGAATCCTATTATCATTTATGGTTTGTAGATTTACCTGTAACTCGCTTAGTAATTTATTATGTTTTCTGCCTTTCACCTTTTTTGCATCAGACATCCTCACTCTACGTAAACTGTTTACGTTCTAACGCAATATTCTTTGTACAATAGGTTTTATGCAACTCGTCCATCAATTGGCTCTttagaaaattttattattttcgacGTATTCTTCTACTACCTTAAGACGATTTTCTAAATCATGTGAATTAAGATCCGTTGTTTTAATCTTTTTTTCCATTTCCAACGATTTCAACATATTTTGTGCGCTTTGGTGAGCAGCATCTGTAACGTTCTTATTCATTTCACGTTTAAATAAATCTAGGTCATTTCTAAACTCGTGTACTTGTtttgacaaatcggatatttttgcAGCATTCACTTTGTTCTCGTCAaacaacaaattaatttttttattagaatcaCTTTCTACTTTACTTATGGTGGCTGAGATTTTTTGTTCAAGTTGAACATGTTTTGCATTATATTCTTTGCGTAACAAATTAAACTCTTTTCTTACAAAAGACTTGACATGAACAATGCGACCATCTACGTATTTCTTGTTGGAAAGATCTGTATCAGCTACAGGAGGATTCCGTTGCATATCCTTCTTTACTGCATGTATTTGGTTTTGTACATCCAAAATAGATTGTTTTAAGCCTTCACGTAGCTTTTTAACAGCTTGTTCATTAGAACGATAATGATGGCGACCAAACTTGTCAACATTCATATTGGAAATGATGCTACAATAATCTGATCTAACGTTAATATATAATATCTGCTTCACGTAATTCGTTGATAATGGCAACAATTTCGTTATTGAGGGATGCGGTGTTTCCTGCTTTTTGCTCAGCCATCAACAATTTGAGGCGCTCACAAAGTTCGTTTGGGTCATCCCAATACACATATTGCACATGATCATCGCTGTCTTCCCAATGTGTCGGTATTCCTGAGCCAACCTCCTCCCTACCAGATACTGTATTACGACGAAATGATTTATTCAGGTCAGGTTTAAGAAGTGATTTATtaagattaggtttaataatttCGTTCCACTTATAGGTTTTGGTTCCCTTTAGTGTACCATTCAGTTTTTTATGAGCATTGGTTAATTCCAGCAATGTAATATATCGCCTAATATCGTCCTCAGTGTAATAATTAGGTTCtttgtaaaatattaattcaTATAGCCCGCGAGTTCCAACAGCATAGTCTCCTTTCGCCACAATCCAACCATTATGGGTGAAATCAATAACAGTTTTTCCAAGTTTCCATTTGGAAGTTACGGGATCATGAGTAGGACCGTATACTCTATCTATTTTATCTGAATACTGCCAATGGTCTTTCACATAAGGATGAATTAGATGATGGTATTTTTCTAGGTAATCTTGAAATTCTTGTTCGGATACCTTATCTTGCGATTGGTTTGTTTCTATGCTATCTTCGTATTCTTCATCGGATTTATCGCTGTTTTCAAATACCTCTTCATCACTGATAAATGATGTATTTTTTATGGTGCTGatatcttcttttttaatttcttcttctttttccattGGTTCTTCTTTTTTAATTGACTCAGTTTTAACGTTAGCATTGTATTGCGGTGTTTTTAGAACATTGGTTAtgggtttaaacatttttttcaaagttTCATCCTCCTCCGATTTACCTAGTTTTAAAGCTAAATACTTGTTGCGAATAGCTCTAGCTAATTCCGCAACTTTGCGCTTGCGTAGAAGCACTTGTTTGTCCAACATGCTTTTATATAATGCAGGTGTCTCAGTCACGTCTAAACTTTTATAAACTTGTCGAAACCTTTACGATAGCGTCCGTTAGAAATATCAAAATCCTTAACAATAACAAATGTACCATACTTGTCCTTCCAACATTCAgaacaaaattgtttaaattgcTCAAATGTCATGTCAGGAGAGACGTGATCGTCAAAGACATGTTTTAAATTGAGCTCATCCTGTTTAAACAATACAATAAGGTTAGCATTATCACGTAGGAGTTGTTTGCCTGCTCGACTGTAGGATTGACATAGGTATGCACAATCGATATTTTTATGTCTCCCCATACAGTAATATTCACGTATTGTTTGTTGCGGATCCGTTGATACATCATCAAATATGAATACAGAATTTGGTTTGGCTTTACCAGGACTTATTACATCATCATTATCTTTATATGGGAAATAGCCCACCTCCTTCACAGATGCCAACACTTCCTTCAAAAATTGATACTTGGGCTGAAACAACGACTTTGAATAAACGTAAACATTTTGAAATTTAGCGCCATTCGGGTCAAACAATAATGCCAACATAGCATTAGTCTTTCCACATCCGCTTGGGCCGCATATGATAGCACGAAAAGAATGTGGTAGCAATGCACCATGTTTACTGGTTCTTGTCACGTTATCGACAAAATCTAAGTTTTCCACTGCTAGTGTCTTGTCTTGTTGAACAACCTTCATCTTGTGATCGAGATGAATTTTATGCACTTGGTTAtataaaaagcaattttgtgtgaAACGATTCATTTCAATGTTGGTTGTCCAAGGTGAAGGAGTTTTAAATTCTATAATCAATAGTCTACCATTTGAATTGCACGCTCCTGGCTACCACTATCTAGGACCTGGTACTAAATTACAGAAACGTCTAGCACGAGGAGATCCTGGGATAAATCCATTAGATCAGGCTGCGAGAGATCACGATATTGCATACTCTCAAAGTAATTCCTTAAAAGATCGACATAAAGCAGATTGGGTGTTGGAAAATAAAGCGTGGGAACGAGTTAAAGCAAAAGACGCATCTTTGGGTGAAAAAGCCACTGCCTGGTTAACTACTACAGCGATGAAAGCTAAACGAAAATTAGGTATGGGTGTGAAACGTGGTAAAGGTGTTAGTTCATTTAAGCGACACGTGCTGCAACCAATTATCAGAAGATTGAAACGTACTCCTCCAGCACCAAATCTGCGTAAATCAGCCCTACTTGCACTTGCAGCAGCTAGAACGGCCGTTAAAAACGTAGGTGGGAAAAAAAATGTGCGGGTTCCAAGAATTATTCCATTTGAACCAAAATCAGGTGGTATTTTACCTTTAATCCCTATCTTTGCAGGCTTATCAGCTCTCGGCTCTTTAGCGGGAGGTGCGAGTGCCATTGCCAAGACAGTAATCGACTCAAAGAATGCTCAAAAGAAACTAGAAGAAGATAAACGTCATAATAAAGCAATGGAACATCTAGGCAAAGGTTTATACCTACGAAAAAACGCTAAAGGTGGCTTTGGATTATACTTGAAGAAGTCAAAAAACTCCCGCTGAAGCTACCTAATAGACCTTTAACCAATGTGGACTTGAATAAATTTGCTAAgcaattaaaaatttcaaattttcgtgGAGTTTTTATGCGGGACAATTTACCTCAAGCCCCCCGTAAACACGAATGTGCTATTATTAATCTTGATATTTCCAAGAACCCTGGTACACATTGGGTAGCTTACCGAAAGATAAATAACAACATAGAATACTTTGATTCATATGGTTGCTTGAAGCCACCGCGGGAACTAGTATCATATTTGAGTGGTGGACGAATTTTCTATAATAACGACGCATACCAAACTTATAACCAAATTAACTGTGGACATTTATGCTTAAAGTTTCTCTACAATGGAACCATCTAACGACATCTTGAGGCGTGCCACATGCatttttatggaaaatataaCAAGCGGTGTTTGGTATAAACTACCCCAAGATATTCGTCTCGCACTAGGAGATCATTTACCTTGCAAGAAAGATCATAATAAACATGAATGGGGTGATGTTTGCGGCAATATGAAATCTACATGTGTATTGTGTGGTGTCTATGAGAGCGGTATCTATGAGCAAAATGTAAATAAGACAAAACCATGTAACAgtataataagaaaaataaagaaatttttaacataatatattGATATTTAACTTACTACACCCTATATGAAGTATTAGTCATGTCTCGATTGTTAACCTTGACAAGTACTACGAACGAATTTTCGTTTACTCCTCAAGTGCCTCTTGTACTTGATCCACTTCAGCAGTATTATGTAGCAGTGTTGGGATTTCATACATTTAATTCAATTCCAAACATCGATGgtgaaaaattttatttctatGAGCAAAATGATCGTAAAAAGTTGCGTCATATCGAAATTCCATCCGGATGTTATGAAATTACCGATATCGAAGCGTACATTCGAAGTGAATTACACACTAAATACAATTCAGTTCAGGAGTTCACTTTAAGACCGAACAACAATACGCTTAAATGTGAAATTTTCTGCCAAGAGCATACCGTTACTTTCGAGAAAGATGATAGTCTTGGTAAATTATTGGGTTTCTCCTCAAATAGAATATTGACGCCAGGTAAACTGCATTCTTCAGATCAACctgtaaacattataaaagtatCTAGTCTACTTTTTGAATGCAACATTACCGAAGGAGCCTTCTACGAGGACAGACCTGCGCACACTATTCTACATTTTCCACTTAGTGTTGATCCAGGGTTTGCTATCGATGAACGTCCTCATAACCCTATATACATACCAGTAAGCAGCAGCATACGTGAAATTACCAAAATTACCGTTAGTGTAGTCGATCAAGAATTAAGACCAGTCAACTTTAGAGGAGAGAAAAGTACTCTGCATTTGGATTTTAAGGAACGATAGATGGGTTTAGATATAAAACACAACTCTACACATCCATATCCATTAGTCTCACACGGATCCTGCATGGGACGTGACGTGTCTGCTGACAATAAAGTTTTTCTTGTTTCCATTGGATTACGGCTGAAAAATGCCAAAACGTCACTATATTCGACGTCAGGTTCATCAGCAGGAACCACATATTTTCGATCATTACCAAAAACCCCGGTTCGACGATACTATTAGAAAAGAAGAATTTCGTACATATACACCTTATATCAAGTCATTTAATAATAGTGACGTTGTCGAGTTTATCATAAATCAATCAGATGCATTTTTTGCGATACACGACACACTTTTAGAAATTAAAGGAAGTATCAAGAAAGCTGGTAATGGAACTGTTTCTCTTGCACCGAATGCTGGATCCTTCTTGTTTGATACTTGTACCTACATCCAAAGTTCACATGACATGGAAATAGTTCGAGATCCAGGTGTAGTCAGCACTATTCGCAGTTTGTTGTGTTATACACCTGAAGATTCCAAATTTCTCAGTACTGCAGGATGGAACTATCCGAATTATCCACATTTATCAGGGGACGCCTTTAGTTTACTGATTCCAATCAAAcatattttcaacattttcaaCGATTACACTAAATTAACCTATGGCCGTCAAGTGTTTCGCTTTGTTCGAGCGCGTAATGATAAAGATTGCATTGTTGTCCAAGAACCTACTGGTTCCACGACGGTAACAACAGTATCATTAACCATCGTCAGCATGGAACTCAAGGTCAAACATGTCTTTCCCAATGATGATGTGAAAATCGAATTAATGACTCCGATTAAGAATAATACACCGATAACCATACCTTTCCGTAAATGGGAGCTCAATGAACTACCTTCACTTACGGCAGGATCTCGACGAGAGATATGGAGTGTAAAGACAACTTCAGCTGTTGAACGTCCACGCTACGTTATTGTAGCTTTTCAAACTTCTAAACGAGATGATATTCACGCTGATCCGACGCTATTCGATCACATTAGAATGTCCAGCGTACGAGTGGTTATTAATGGTGACTATTGGCCTAACGAGAGAATGCAATTGGATTTCGCAAAAAATGATTACGCTATAGCTCACTACAATTATACTGAATTCTTTCCCAGTTATGCTCGTTCGCCAACAAAACATCCCATCTTAGATTACTCTGCATTTAAAAGATAtgctttgtttgtttttgactGTTCCAAGCAGGATGATACATCATTTAGATCCGGAACTGTCGATGTTAAGTTGGAAATCGAAGCAGATGAAGGTTTTCCAGCAGGTACTCGAGCTTACTGTTTAATTGTTCACGACAGCCTACTCGAATACTTTCCACTAACTGAAGTtgtcaaaaatataatttaaataggACAATCTACAACTATGTCTTTCAGTATTGATCGCAACATCATGAGGATCGCATTAGTTGACATACAAGGATTCACCATAGATGGGTGGTTTGTACCCAAAGAGCTTACCATTGAAATTGGCCATAAACGATGCCATTACATATTTACGTCTCCACAACCGTTTGCTACATTGAGTAATAAAGATAAGAAGACTGTATCTTACTTGGAGAGACACCTGCACGGTCTTCGGTATTCCAATGGGGATGttgaatattcaaaaataaatgaaatactaGAATCTAAGTTGTTGTATGCAGCTGATTACATCTACGTTCGCGGAGAACAAAAAGTAGAATTTTTACAAAAGAAATgtcacatttttggagtttttcCCACCATTATTGATGTTTGTAAATTTGATGATACACCCCTTGATACTGGAAACTTTATTCAGAATGCCAATCCTTGCCACACAACTGGACTATTTTCCTGCACCGAGAGAAATGTAGATCACCTCCGCCAATGGTTTTGTGAAAAAATATTACCTATGTAAATTAGGTTTTTTGAATAAAAGATTAAAAGTattgtttttagttttatttaaaaaaaacactgtcttccttttttaaatatttattttaatgcaaGATGATTCGCATTTGCGacttacaaaaaattttataatgatATTAGCCGCTAGAAATACATTTATTACTAATATTATTGTTAACAGTATAATCGATGAACCATATTGGACGATGTCATCATCATTATTAGTTTTGCTCCATTTTGAATCACTTTCAGTGTTATTTGGGGATATTAACTTGATCTTGTAGAATGATCCTCCCGACTTTGGTATCGTTTTGAAAAATACTGGAAGCTGACCATAATTCACCACTTCATGATCCATTAGAGTCCATTCAGTTCGATTACAATCAGTTTTTACATCGTTAAAACATATCGCTATGTTCTTAACATTGTTTGGAACGTTTGTATAAAGGACATTGTTAGCAATAGCTGTGAGAATGATAAACGATGTCGTTAGTTGAGA
The window above is part of the Diabrotica virgifera virgifera chromosome 2, PGI_DIABVI_V3a genome. Proteins encoded here:
- the LOC126880852 gene encoding matrix metalloproteinase-18-like, which translates into the protein MHINKVVLLIATSISFCLCGNFTETNAVSWLEQYGYITTSETANTDITDTLEQFQERYNLPVDGQLNKETMELMQKPRCTQGDNAYAVKSAWKKFDIKWYFPQAIPEALTVTKRVFEIWEEASKFKFTYLRIPNPKPDITITVVPKQHYFRYNCQGNDECPFKFTNGVLAHSYFPPTSGCIEIHMNSNLTWDFSLNSTVEGRTNFFAVLLHEVGHALGLAHSSDKKAVMYPFYETFPSHITDDDKRGLEKLYGPKSKSASIPTRPGVTRSSVPTLKTTTTERSRSTTTTAARTNKSKQNIITNVCELEYPDLIFLAYAPSFPTYRMYIVSKDLVWKYDLNNEKIPTNAEQFIRYFPRGITNVTHVFQSTNGDLIGVSRNRIYAAAFPSLRIHTDNMVPEVNNARSINGLFQTNSGKKFVCFDGSFIEFNDKDIISRGRISDVFPGIPNDITSAFNYIDGHIYFLKQNIYYKFNEFTRSVVEKGTFNWNMLGFPCPDNGLIKQLISLLSKVNIFFE
- the LOC126880853 gene encoding uncharacterized protein LOC126880853, coding for MPKRHYIRRQVHQQEPHIFDHYQKPRFDDTIRKEEFRTYTPYIKSFNNSDVVEFIINQSDAFFAIHDTLLEIKGSIKKAGNGTVSLAPNAGSFLFDTCTYIQSSHDMEIVRDPGVVSTIRSLLCYTPEDSKFLSTAGWNYPNYPHLSGDAFSLLIPIKHIFNIFNDYTKLTYGRQVFRFVRARNDKDCIVVQEPTGSTTVTTVSLTIVSMELKVKHVFPNDDVKIELMTPIKNNTPITIPFRKWELNELPSLTAGSRREIWSVKTTSAVERPRYVIVAFQTSKRDDIHADPTLFDHIRMSSVRVVINGDYWPNERMQLDFAKNDYAIAHYNYTEFFPSYARSPTKHPILDYSAFKRYALFVFDCSKQDDTSFRSGTVDVKLEIEADEGFPAGTRAYCLIVHDSLLEYFPLTEVVKNII